Proteins encoded in a region of the Pseudomonas viciae genome:
- a CDS encoding VOC family protein, producing the protein MGIRGKDRQIDNVEFNVSDIARSKAFYGSVFGWSFVDYGPTYTEFSDGRLTGGFTTGEPVRPGGPLIILYADDLEATQLRLKAAEATISREVFAFPGGRRFHFIDPDGYELAVWSAS; encoded by the coding sequence ATAACGTTGAGTTCAATGTCAGCGATATCGCGCGTAGCAAAGCCTTTTATGGAAGCGTATTCGGCTGGAGTTTCGTCGACTACGGCCCGACCTATACCGAATTCAGCGACGGTCGCCTGACCGGTGGCTTCACGACCGGTGAACCCGTGCGCCCGGGCGGCCCGTTGATCATCCTGTACGCGGATGACCTTGAGGCTACCCAACTCAGGCTCAAGGCCGCAGAGGCGACCATCAGCCGTGAAGTGTTTGCTTTCCCGGGTGGCCGACGTTTCCACTTTATCGATCCGGATGGCTATGAACTGGCCGTGTGGTCGGCTTCCTGA
- a CDS encoding SDR family NAD(P)-dependent oxidoreductase, with translation MNIDFTGRHVLVTGSTSGIGFATAKGFLESGAQVVINGRSESSVEDALQRLGALASRADGFAGDLSNASGCQALIAKYPRFDVVINNLGIFKLEDFFETPDSEWQRFFETNVMSGVRVSRAYAPGMVERGWGRIVFVSSESGVNIPADMIHYGFTKTAQLSIARGLAKRLAGTGVTVNSVLPGPTLSEGVAQMLQADVERTGDSLEKVAADFVNQHRSTSIIQRAARVEEVANMIIYASSEQASATTGAALRVDGGVVDSIV, from the coding sequence ATGAACATCGACTTCACCGGCCGTCACGTCTTAGTCACCGGCTCCACCAGCGGTATCGGTTTTGCGACAGCCAAAGGCTTCCTCGAGTCCGGCGCCCAGGTGGTCATCAACGGTCGCAGCGAGAGCAGCGTCGAAGACGCGTTACAGCGCTTGGGCGCCCTTGCTTCAAGGGCCGACGGCTTTGCTGGCGATCTCAGCAACGCGTCTGGCTGCCAAGCACTGATCGCCAAGTACCCACGCTTCGATGTCGTCATCAACAACCTGGGCATTTTCAAACTGGAAGACTTTTTCGAGACGCCGGACAGCGAATGGCAGCGTTTCTTCGAAACCAACGTGATGTCGGGCGTGCGGGTTTCCAGGGCCTATGCGCCGGGCATGGTCGAGCGCGGTTGGGGGCGGATTGTGTTTGTCTCGTCGGAATCTGGCGTGAACATTCCTGCCGACATGATCCACTACGGCTTCACCAAAACCGCGCAACTTTCAATCGCTCGCGGCCTGGCCAAGCGCCTCGCCGGCACGGGCGTGACGGTGAATTCGGTGCTGCCGGGGCCGACGCTTTCCGAAGGCGTTGCGCAGATGCTCCAGGCAGACGTCGAGCGCACCGGGGACAGCCTGGAAAAGGTGGCAGCGGATTTCGTCAATCAGCACCGCAGTACCTCGATCATCCAGCGCGCGGCGCGTGTCGAGGAAGTCGCCAACATGATCATCTATGCCAGCTCGGAACAAGCCTCGGCTACCACGGGAGCGGCGCTGCGTGTTGATGGTGGTGTGGTGGATAGCATCGTTTAG
- a CDS encoding phage infection protein, whose translation MNTFSKTLVGSLLALSLGNAFATSFVQPTFAEGGSDRLIEKRVAEGGSDRLIENRVAEGGSDRLIENRVAEGGSDRLMGNRVAEGGSDRLMGNRVAEGGSDRLMGNRVAEGGSDRLMGNRVAEGGSDRLMGNRVAEGGSDRLQNRVI comes from the coding sequence ATGAACACTTTCAGCAAAACTCTCGTTGGCTCGCTTCTGGCACTGTCCCTCGGCAATGCGTTCGCGACTTCTTTTGTTCAACCTACGTTCGCTGAGGGTGGTTCGGATCGCCTGATCGAAAAACGCGTAGCCGAAGGCGGCTCGGATCGACTGATTGAAAACCGTGTAGCCGAAGGTGGCTCGGATCGACTGATTGAAAACCGTGTAGCCGAAGGTGGCTCGGATCGACTGATGGGAAACCGCGTAGCCGAAGGTGGCTCGGATCGACTGATGGGAAACCGTGTAGCCGAAGGTGGCTCGGATCGACTGATGGGAAACCGCGTAGCCGAAGGTGGCTCGGATCGCCTGATGGGAAACCGCGTAGCCGAAGGTGGCTCGGATCGACTGATGGGAAACCGCGTAGCTGAAGGTGGCTCGGATCGCCTGCAAAACAGGGTCATCTGA
- a CDS encoding organic hydroperoxide resistance protein, which produces MNVLYTAVATSTGGRDGRAVSSDKILDVKLATPKALGGAGGEATNPEQLFAAGYSACFIGALKFVASQSKRSIPADASITAHVGIGQIPGGFGLDIDLHINLPGLDQADAQALVDAAHQVCPYSNATRGNVDVRLHVTV; this is translated from the coding sequence ATGAACGTTCTCTATACCGCAGTCGCAACCTCCACCGGTGGCCGTGATGGCCGTGCTGTTTCCAGCGACAAGATTCTCGACGTGAAATTGGCCACTCCAAAAGCCTTGGGCGGCGCCGGTGGTGAAGCCACCAACCCTGAGCAGTTGTTCGCAGCCGGCTACTCGGCCTGCTTCATCGGCGCATTGAAGTTTGTCGCCAGCCAGAGCAAACGCAGCATTCCTGCTGACGCCTCGATCACGGCACACGTCGGCATCGGCCAGATCCCTGGTGGTTTCGGTCTGGACATCGACCTGCACATCAACCTGCCAGGTCTGGATCAAGCCGATGCTCAAGCGCTGGTCGACGCGGCTCACCAGGTTTGCCCGTACTCCAACGCGACACGCGGCAACGTCGACGTCCGTTTGCACGTCACCGTCTAA
- a CDS encoding sensor domain-containing diguanylate cyclase: protein MDGPRLRNGQDFVIAEQVRTDRLQQLFRQSVSAVLGSYLAAIMLSWLCWDRFEHGAIFWWLAILTGSTLLRIAMFVAYFRSDESQRTPQHWERKYWVTLVLSASIWGGGAFVVMPADDLLSQALVMLFTVGMSVSAVSCYSAYRDMTLVSIGLVLFPCTAWLLFQPSPIQVGMALSILVFAAFAARATHKMSQALEIAFRLTREMEQANSISTRAAQTDELTGLKSRRAFFEHAQQLYNECKAKRQGLCAVMLDMDHFKHINDTYGHQVGDQVLRQMGEVISSSFRATDIHGRLGGEEFAILLPNTSIEVATQIAERLIDTIAALMIEPVHCISASLGVASTEACNKDLHSLMNDADKALYRAKALGRNRVAVA from the coding sequence ATGGATGGCCCAAGATTGCGCAATGGCCAGGATTTTGTAATAGCCGAGCAGGTGCGAACTGACCGATTGCAGCAACTGTTTCGCCAATCCGTTTCTGCGGTTTTGGGTAGTTACCTTGCTGCCATCATGCTGAGTTGGCTGTGCTGGGATCGTTTTGAACACGGCGCTATTTTCTGGTGGCTGGCCATACTGACCGGCTCGACGCTGTTGCGTATCGCGATGTTTGTTGCCTATTTCCGCAGCGACGAAAGTCAGCGCACGCCTCAACATTGGGAGCGCAAATATTGGGTCACGCTGGTGTTATCCGCCAGCATTTGGGGCGGTGGCGCGTTCGTTGTCATGCCGGCGGACGACCTGTTGTCGCAGGCGTTGGTCATGCTCTTTACGGTCGGCATGTCCGTCAGCGCGGTGTCCTGCTACTCGGCTTACCGCGATATGACTTTGGTCTCCATTGGCCTGGTGCTATTCCCGTGCACCGCCTGGCTGCTGTTTCAACCGTCGCCGATTCAAGTCGGCATGGCACTTTCGATCTTGGTGTTCGCGGCATTTGCTGCCCGCGCCACACACAAAATGTCCCAGGCACTGGAAATCGCCTTTCGACTCACCCGTGAAATGGAACAGGCGAACAGCATTTCAACCCGCGCCGCACAAACCGATGAACTGACTGGCCTGAAAAGTCGTCGGGCTTTTTTCGAGCATGCCCAGCAGCTTTACAACGAATGTAAGGCCAAGAGGCAAGGGTTATGCGCGGTCATGTTGGACATGGATCACTTCAAGCACATCAACGACACCTACGGCCATCAGGTGGGGGATCAGGTTTTGCGCCAAATGGGAGAGGTCATCAGTTCGTCGTTTCGGGCAACGGACATCCATGGCCGGCTAGGTGGTGAAGAATTCGCCATTCTGCTGCCGAACACTTCCATCGAAGTCGCCACCCAGATTGCAGAGCGGCTCATTGATACGATCGCAGCCTTGATGATCGAGCCCGTGCACTGCATATCAGCCAGCCTCGGCGTTGCATCGACGGAGGCCTGTAATAAGGATCTTCACAGCTTGATGAACGATGCGGATAAGGCCCTGTATCGAGCGAAGGCGCTAGGGCGGAATCGAGTGGCTGTTGCTTAG
- a CDS encoding lysozyme inhibitor LprI family protein, producing MIKSLLVGALLAMASASASAMSCDNPRNAYDRTYCASLKMVQSDQDINDQYKKTMSALNPEQKKKVKAAQIQWIKNRDSACSNDGLLYLDCANEKTEARIVILKAVERECRAAGCDDAKLSQVE from the coding sequence GTGATCAAGTCTTTGTTGGTTGGGGCATTGCTGGCAATGGCATCAGCATCGGCATCTGCGATGAGTTGCGATAACCCTAGAAACGCCTATGACAGAACCTATTGCGCGTCGCTGAAAATGGTTCAGTCGGATCAGGACATCAACGATCAATACAAGAAGACGATGAGTGCTCTGAACCCGGAGCAAAAGAAAAAGGTGAAAGCCGCTCAAATCCAATGGATCAAAAATCGTGACAGCGCCTGTTCCAACGATGGCCTGCTCTACCTGGACTGTGCCAATGAGAAGACCGAGGCACGTATCGTCATACTCAAGGCTGTCGAGCGCGAGTGCCGTGCTGCCGGTTGCGACGACGCCAAGCTGTCGCAAGTCGAGTAA
- a CDS encoding MetQ/NlpA family ABC transporter substrate-binding protein — protein sequence MKKLLVAFAAAAAFSAHAADTLTVAATPVPHAEILEFVKPALAKEGVDLKVKVFTDYIQPNVQVAEKRLDANFFQHQPYLDEFNKAKGTHLVSVAGVHLEPLGAYSSKYKALTELPGGANVVIPNDATNGGRALLLLAKAGVIKLKDSNNILSTTKDITENPKDLKFRELEAATIPRVLTQVDLALINTNYALEAKLDPSKDALVIEGSDSPYVNILVAREDDKDSEAMKKLVAALHSPEVKAFILEKYKGAVLPAF from the coding sequence ATGAAGAAACTACTGGTTGCCTTCGCTGCCGCCGCAGCGTTTTCCGCCCACGCCGCCGACACCCTGACCGTCGCCGCAACGCCGGTGCCGCACGCGGAAATCCTCGAATTCGTCAAACCTGCCCTGGCCAAAGAAGGCGTGGACCTCAAGGTCAAAGTCTTCACCGACTACATCCAGCCGAACGTACAGGTCGCTGAAAAACGCCTGGACGCCAACTTCTTCCAGCACCAGCCATACCTGGATGAGTTCAACAAGGCCAAGGGCACGCACCTGGTGAGCGTGGCCGGTGTGCACCTGGAACCCCTGGGCGCGTACTCCAGCAAGTACAAGGCCCTTACCGAACTGCCAGGCGGCGCCAACGTGGTCATCCCGAACGACGCCACCAACGGCGGCCGTGCGCTGTTGCTGCTGGCGAAGGCCGGGGTGATCAAGTTGAAGGATTCGAACAACATCCTGTCGACTACCAAAGACATCACCGAGAACCCGAAGGATCTGAAGTTCCGTGAACTGGAAGCGGCGACCATTCCGCGGGTACTGACTCAGGTGGATCTGGCGTTGATCAATACCAACTATGCGTTGGAGGCCAAGCTTGATCCTTCCAAGGATGCGTTGGTGATTGAAGGTAGCGACTCGCCTTATGTGAACATCCTGGTGGCTCGTGAGGATGATAAGGACAGTGAGGCGATGAAGAAGCTGGTTGCGGCGCTGCATAGCCCGGAAGTGAAGGCTTTTATTCTGGAGAAGTACAAAGGCGCGGTTTTGCCGGCGTTCTGA
- a CDS encoding methionine ABC transporter permease — protein sequence MDLLNSFFSNIDWLEIWLATGDTFLMLFGSLLFTVLLGLPLGVLLFLCSPRQLLEARGVYALLSLVVNILRSLPFIILLIVMIPFTVLITGTSLGVAGAIPPLVVGATPFFARLVETALREVDRGIIEATQAMGATTRQIIVNALLPEARPGIFAAITVTAITLVSYTAMAGVVGAGGLGDLAIRFGYQRFQTDVMVVTVVLLLVLVQVLQTVGDKLVVHFSRK from the coding sequence ATGGACCTGTTGAATTCGTTTTTCTCCAACATCGACTGGCTGGAAATCTGGCTGGCGACGGGCGATACCTTCCTGATGCTGTTCGGCTCGCTGTTGTTCACCGTGCTGCTCGGCCTGCCGCTGGGGGTGCTGCTGTTCCTGTGCAGCCCGCGCCAGTTGCTCGAAGCCCGCGGCGTTTATGCGCTGCTGTCGCTGGTCGTCAACATCCTGCGCTCGCTGCCGTTCATCATCCTGTTGATCGTGATGATCCCGTTCACGGTATTGATTACCGGCACTTCGCTGGGCGTGGCCGGTGCGATCCCGCCGCTGGTAGTCGGCGCGACGCCGTTCTTCGCGCGGTTGGTGGAAACCGCCTTGCGCGAAGTCGATCGCGGCATCATCGAAGCGACCCAGGCCATGGGCGCGACGACTCGGCAGATCATCGTCAACGCCTTGCTGCCGGAAGCCCGTCCGGGCATTTTTGCCGCGATTACGGTGACAGCGATTACGCTGGTGTCCTACACGGCCATGGCCGGTGTGGTCGGCGCCGGTGGTTTGGGCGACCTGGCGATCCGTTTCGGTTACCAGCGCTTCCAGACCGATGTCATGGTGGTCACGGTGGTGTTGCTGCTGGTGCTGGTCCAAGTCCTGCAAACCGTGGGCGACAAACTGGTTGTACATTTTTCTAGAAAATAA
- a CDS encoding methionine ABC transporter ATP-binding protein yields MIEFQNVHKTYRVAGRDIPALHPTSLTIENGQVFGLIGHSGAGKSTLLRLINRLEDSSGGKIIVDGEEVTALDASGLRRFRQQVGMIFQHFNLLASKTVADNVALPLTLAGELSRSEIDQRVAELLARVGLSDHARKYPAQLSGGQKQRVGIARALATKPKILLCDEATSALDPQTTASVLQLLAEINRELKLTIVLITHEMDVIRRVCDQVAVMDAGVIVEQGPVAEVFLHPKHATTKRFVQEDEQIDESEQRDDFAHVPGRIVRLTFQGEATYAPLLGTVARETGVDYSILAGRIDRIKDTPYGQLTLAITGGDMEAAFARFTAADVHMEVLR; encoded by the coding sequence GTGATCGAGTTTCAAAACGTCCATAAAACCTACCGGGTCGCCGGTAGGGATATCCCCGCCCTGCACCCGACCAGTCTGACGATTGAGAACGGTCAGGTCTTCGGCCTGATTGGCCATTCCGGTGCGGGAAAAAGTACCCTGCTGCGCCTGATCAATCGCCTGGAAGACTCCAGTGGCGGCAAGATCATCGTCGACGGCGAAGAAGTCACCGCCCTCGACGCCAGCGGCCTGCGGCGCTTCCGGCAGCAGGTCGGGATGATTTTCCAGCACTTCAACCTGCTGGCCTCCAAGACCGTGGCCGACAACGTCGCGCTGCCGCTGACCTTGGCGGGCGAATTGTCCCGCAGCGAAATCGATCAGCGCGTCGCCGAGTTGCTGGCACGGGTGGGCTTGTCCGACCACGCCAGGAAATACCCGGCGCAATTGTCCGGCGGCCAGAAACAACGCGTCGGCATCGCCCGCGCCCTGGCGACCAAGCCCAAGATTTTGCTGTGCGACGAAGCCACCAGCGCCCTCGACCCGCAAACCACCGCATCGGTGCTGCAGCTGCTGGCGGAGATCAACCGCGAACTGAAGCTGACCATCGTGTTGATCACCCATGAAATGGACGTGATCCGCCGCGTTTGCGATCAAGTGGCGGTGATGGACGCCGGCGTGATTGTCGAGCAAGGGCCGGTGGCCGAGGTGTTCCTGCACCCCAAGCACGCGACCACCAAGCGTTTCGTCCAGGAAGACGAACAGATCGACGAAAGCGAACAGCGCGACGATTTTGCCCACGTGCCGGGGCGCATCGTGCGTCTGACGTTCCAGGGCGAAGCGACCTACGCGCCGTTACTCGGCACCGTCGCCCGGGAAACCGGCGTGGACTACAGCATCCTGGCCGGCCGCATCGACCGCATCAAAGACACCCCCTACGGGCAACTGACCCTCGCCATCACCGGCGGTGACATGGAGGCGGCGTTTGCCCGCTTCACCGCGGCTGATGTCCACATGGAGGTGCTGCGCTGA
- the katE gene encoding catalase HPII, with protein MSNKKPTVNKSQLAGTDTLDRGNTNTKLESLEQFRSDATEQALRTNQGVKIADNQNTLRAGARGPSLLEDFIMREKITHFDHERIPERIVHARGTGAHGYFQTYEAHSALTKAGFLQDPSKKTPVFVRFSTVQGPRGSGDTVRDVRGFAVKFFTDEGNFDLVGNNMPVFFIQDAVKFPDFVHAVKPEPHNEIPTGGSAHDTFWDFVSLVPESAHMVIWAMSDRAIPKSLRSMQGFGVHTFRMINAEGRSSFVKFHWRPSAGTCSLVWDEAQKLAGKDTDYHRRDLWEAIEMGDYPEWEFGVQIIAEEDEHKFDFDLLDPTKLIPEELVPITPLGKMVLNRNPDNFFAEVEQVAFCPGHIVPGIDFSNDPLLQGRLFSYTDTQISRLGGPNFHELPINRAITPVHNGQRDGMHRSTIDKGRTSYEPNSIDGGWPKETPSGPEDGGFESYPERIDAYKIRQRSESFGDHFSQARLFYQSMSAHEQEHIIAAYSFELGKVEREFIRARQVNEILANIDLELAARVAKNLGLPAPTAGTVDVPKPSLEKSPALSQANLLPGDIKTRKVAVLVANGVDGAIIEALKKALKAEGAHAKVLGPTSAPVTTAAGKTLPVDASMEGLPSIAFDAVFVPGGAQSIKALSADGVALHYVLEAYKHLKAIALNGEARQLLVLLKLEADAGLIPDADASKFPAFFAAIAQHRVWAREPKAKAIPA; from the coding sequence ATGAGTAACAAAAAACCCACGGTCAACAAGAGCCAACTGGCCGGGACCGATACGCTGGATCGCGGCAACACCAATACCAAGCTCGAAAGTCTGGAACAATTTCGCTCCGACGCCACCGAACAGGCCCTGCGCACCAATCAGGGTGTGAAAATCGCTGATAACCAGAACACCCTCCGGGCCGGGGCGCGCGGTCCCTCGCTGCTGGAAGACTTCATCATGCGTGAGAAAATCACGCATTTTGACCATGAACGCATCCCGGAACGTATCGTTCACGCCCGCGGCACCGGCGCCCATGGTTATTTCCAAACCTATGAAGCGCATTCGGCGCTGACCAAAGCCGGTTTCCTACAGGATCCGAGCAAAAAGACCCCGGTATTCGTGCGTTTTTCCACTGTGCAAGGGCCCCGGGGGTCCGGCGACACCGTGCGCGACGTGCGTGGCTTTGCGGTGAAGTTCTTCACTGACGAAGGCAACTTCGACTTGGTGGGCAACAACATGCCGGTGTTTTTCATCCAGGACGCGGTCAAGTTCCCCGACTTTGTCCACGCGGTGAAACCCGAGCCCCACAATGAAATTCCTACCGGCGGCTCGGCTCACGACACCTTCTGGGATTTTGTCTCGCTGGTGCCGGAATCGGCGCACATGGTGATCTGGGCGATGTCCGACAGGGCGATCCCGAAAAGCCTACGTAGCATGCAGGGCTTTGGGGTGCACACCTTCCGTATGATCAACGCCGAAGGCCGTAGCAGTTTCGTCAAGTTCCACTGGCGTCCCTCGGCAGGCACCTGCTCGCTGGTGTGGGACGAAGCCCAGAAACTGGCCGGTAAAGACACCGACTATCACCGTCGCGATCTTTGGGAGGCGATCGAGATGGGGGACTACCCGGAATGGGAATTTGGCGTACAAATCATCGCTGAAGAAGACGAGCACAAGTTCGACTTCGACCTGCTCGACCCGACCAAGCTGATCCCGGAAGAACTCGTCCCTATTACACCTTTGGGCAAGATGGTGCTGAACCGCAACCCGGACAATTTCTTTGCCGAGGTTGAGCAAGTTGCGTTCTGCCCCGGGCACATTGTGCCGGGCATCGACTTTTCCAACGACCCGTTGCTGCAAGGTCGGCTGTTTTCCTACACCGATACGCAAATCAGCCGACTCGGTGGGCCGAACTTTCATGAACTGCCGATCAACCGTGCTATCACCCCGGTGCACAACGGCCAGCGTGACGGCATGCACCGCAGCACCATCGACAAGGGGCGCACTTCCTACGAGCCGAACTCCATCGATGGCGGCTGGCCGAAGGAAACCCCGTCCGGCCCTGAGGACGGTGGCTTTGAAAGCTATCCGGAGCGCATCGACGCGTACAAGATCCGCCAGCGCAGCGAGTCGTTCGGCGATCATTTCTCCCAGGCGCGGCTGTTCTACCAGAGCATGAGCGCCCACGAGCAGGAGCACATCATCGCGGCCTACAGCTTCGAGTTGGGCAAAGTCGAGCGGGAGTTCATTCGGGCGCGGCAGGTCAATGAGATCCTCGCCAACATCGACTTGGAACTGGCGGCGCGGGTGGCGAAAAACCTCGGGTTGCCAGCTCCCACCGCCGGCACCGTCGATGTACCGAAGCCCTCGCTGGAGAAATCCCCGGCCTTGAGTCAGGCGAACCTGCTTCCCGGGGACATCAAGACCCGCAAGGTGGCGGTGCTGGTGGCCAACGGTGTCGATGGCGCGATCATCGAGGCGCTCAAAAAAGCTCTGAAGGCTGAGGGGGCTCACGCCAAGGTGCTGGGGCCGACCTCTGCGCCGGTCACCACTGCCGCCGGGAAGACGCTACCCGTGGATGCGTCGATGGAAGGGCTGCCCTCGATTGCCTTTGACGCGGTGTTCGTACCGGGCGGTGCGCAATCGATCAAGGCCTTGAGTGCCGATGGGGTGGCGTTGCATTACGTGCTGGAGGCTTACAAGCACTTGAAAGCCATCGCGCTGAATGGCGAAGCGCGGCAGTTGTTGGTGCTGTTGAAACTGGAGGCGGATGCGGGGTTGATTCCTGACGCGGATGCCAGCAAATTCCCGGCATTTTTTGCGGCGATTGCTCAGCATCGGGTGTGGGCGCGGGAGCCTAAGGCTAAGGCGATTCCGGCTTGA
- a CDS encoding PA5502 family lipoprotein — protein sequence MKPFASRYLLLVAFSLLLGACQSSPPVTEAPDTRGPAIAQLEQSLASNELATAEDQLAALQAQTPEDPSLEPYQRQLAEAYLRRSQIDLQKGDVNAATTALSRARALMPKAPALSGEVNSAIAEARKAELEKAEAALQAAEAKPVAKVIDPSAESTTVSLNISDIQKMRRQLDAIAADVVNFQCDVSIQAPRTDDYPWLATLLTKRVKKLDPGFDLKLQKQILRSVPAQMVLTPRKP from the coding sequence ATGAAGCCGTTCGCCTCCCGTTATCTGCTCCTTGTTGCATTTTCTCTGCTACTGGGCGCATGCCAAAGTTCGCCGCCGGTCACCGAGGCCCCTGATACCCGGGGCCCGGCCATCGCGCAGCTTGAACAAAGCCTGGCCAGCAATGAGCTGGCCACCGCTGAAGATCAGTTGGCCGCCTTGCAGGCCCAAACCCCCGAAGATCCGTCGTTGGAACCCTACCAACGGCAACTGGCCGAGGCGTACTTGCGCCGCAGCCAGATCGACCTGCAAAAAGGCGACGTAAACGCCGCCACCACCGCGCTGAGCCGCGCCCGAGCCTTGATGCCCAAGGCCCCGGCACTCTCCGGTGAGGTCAACAGCGCCATTGCCGAAGCCCGCAAGGCCGAACTGGAAAAAGCCGAGGCCGCCCTCCAGGCCGCCGAAGCCAAACCGGTCGCCAAAGTGATCGATCCCAGTGCCGAAAGCACCACGGTGTCGCTCAATATCAGTGATATCCAGAAAATGCGTCGGCAATTGGATGCCATCGCTGCGGATGTGGTGAATTTCCAATGTGACGTCAGCATCCAGGCGCCACGCACCGATGATTATCCGTGGCTGGCGACATTGCTGACCAAGCGGGTTAAAAAACTCGACCCCGGGTTTGATCTGAAACTGCAAAAGCAGATCTTGCGCAGCGTGCCGGCGCAGATGGTGCTGACTCCTCGTAAGCCTTAA
- the znuB gene encoding zinc ABC transporter permease subunit ZnuB, whose protein sequence is MADFLLYALLAGLALALVAGPLGSFVVWRRMAYFGDTLSHAALLGVALGFLLDVSPAVAVTVGCLLLAVLLVTLQQRQPLASDTLLGILAPSTLSLGLVVLSFMHDVRIDLMAYLFGDLLAISPTDLSWILGGSAAVLLLLVALWRPLLAVTVHEELARVEGLPVVGLRLALMLLIAVVIAVAMKIVGVLLITSLLIIPAAAAQRHARSPEQMALGASLLGMLAVCGGLALSWFKDTPAGPSIVVSAAGLFLLSFVLPRRGV, encoded by the coding sequence ATGGCTGACTTTCTGTTGTACGCCCTGCTCGCAGGCCTGGCCCTCGCGCTGGTGGCCGGGCCCCTGGGCTCGTTCGTGGTCTGGCGGCGCATGGCCTATTTCGGCGACACCTTGTCCCACGCGGCGCTGCTCGGCGTGGCCTTGGGGTTTCTGCTGGACGTAAGCCCGGCGGTGGCGGTGACCGTGGGTTGCCTGTTGCTGGCGGTGCTGCTGGTGACGTTGCAGCAGCGCCAACCGCTGGCGTCCGACACGCTGCTGGGAATTCTCGCACCCAGTACCCTGTCCCTCGGGCTGGTGGTACTAAGCTTCATGCATGACGTGCGGATTGACCTGATGGCCTACCTGTTTGGTGATCTGTTGGCCATCAGCCCCACCGACCTGTCGTGGATCCTGGGCGGCAGCGCGGCGGTGCTGCTGTTACTGGTGGCGCTGTGGCGGCCTTTGCTGGCCGTGACCGTGCACGAGGAACTGGCGCGGGTCGAAGGCTTGCCCGTGGTGGGGTTGCGGTTGGCGCTGATGCTGCTGATTGCCGTGGTCATCGCCGTGGCGATGAAAATTGTCGGTGTGTTGCTGATAACTTCATTGCTGATCATTCCGGCGGCGGCGGCACAGCGTCACGCCCGCTCCCCGGAGCAAATGGCCCTGGGCGCGAGCCTGCTGGGCATGCTCGCGGTGTGCGGCGGGCTGGCGTTGTCGTGGTTCAAGGACACCCCGGCGGGACCGTCGATCGTGGTCAGTGCCGCCGGGCTGTTTCTGCTGAGTTTTGTCCTGCCTCGTCGAGGGGTGTAG
- the znuC gene encoding zinc ABC transporter ATP-binding protein ZnuC, whose amino-acid sequence MSNALIRLEQVAVTFAGQSVLDNIQLSVEPGQIVTLIGPNGAGKTTLVRAVLGLLKPDSGSVWRKPKLRVGYMPQKLHVDPTLPLSVLRFLRLVPGVDRARALAALNEVGAEQVIDSPVQSVSGGEMQRVLLARALLREPELLVLDEPVQGVDVAGQAELYSLITRLRDRHGCGVLMVSHDLHLVMSTTDQVVCLNRHVCCSGHPEQVSGDPAFVELFGKNAQSLAIYHHHHDHAHDLHGSVVSDSSVSTHVHGDSCKHG is encoded by the coding sequence ATGAGCAACGCGTTGATCCGCCTCGAACAGGTGGCCGTGACGTTCGCCGGGCAGAGCGTGCTGGATAACATCCAGCTGAGCGTCGAGCCGGGGCAAATCGTCACCTTGATCGGCCCCAACGGCGCCGGCAAGACCACCCTGGTGCGCGCCGTGCTCGGTTTACTCAAGCCGGACAGCGGCAGCGTCTGGCGCAAGCCGAAGCTGCGGGTCGGCTACATGCCGCAAAAACTCCATGTAGACCCAACTCTGCCACTGTCGGTATTGCGTTTCCTGCGCCTGGTCCCCGGCGTGGATCGCGCACGGGCCTTGGCGGCGCTCAACGAAGTCGGCGCCGAACAGGTAATCGACAGCCCGGTGCAAAGTGTTTCCGGTGGCGAAATGCAGCGCGTGCTGCTGGCCCGCGCCCTGCTGCGCGAGCCCGAGCTGCTGGTGCTCGACGAACCGGTGCAAGGCGTCGACGTCGCGGGGCAGGCCGAGCTGTACAGCCTGATCACTCGCCTGCGCGACCGTCACGGTTGCGGCGTTTTGATGGTGTCCCACGATCTGCACCTGGTGATGAGCACCACCGACCAAGTGGTCTGCCTCAACCGTCACGTTTGCTGTTCCGGGCATCCGGAGCAGGTCAGTGGCGATCCGGCCTTCGTCGAGCTGTTCGGAAAGAACGCACAAAGCCTGGCGATTTATCACCACCATCATGACCACGCCCATGACCTGCATGGCTCGGTGGTCAGCGACTCCTCTGTTTCTACCCATGTTCATGGAGATAGCTGCAAGCATGGCTGA